The nucleotide sequence tgaattattggattatGTGGATGAGATCCAACAAGAGCCAAtatgagattattggatagagatccactaatctaagaagcttgggtagttggatgtagatccaatacccaatagggtaggatccattagggttaagttgacaagggacctttataaataggagggaactaatggttcataggctagagctttttggctgcctctcatattcttctccctctttccatCTCAAAGTAGGCCTAaagttttgaggagtgttgtcgcagccctattgtgtggatcgcaGCTAGAgatgagggcgcttgacctccttcaccctctcctagagatctataagaatttagggatatacgatctccctaggtaacacaatatttaatatacacagttttcagtttcgcggattgtttaccaatcttcgcacgactacgaacacatctttgggaattatggattttattttttatgttcttccgctgtagatgtgatgtcacccctagattttccaacaattcTTTGTACCTAAATCAATATGAGGTGAAACTCTAAGAATGATTATTTATATCTTAAATAAGGTACCTAGTAAATCAATTTCATTAACTTATATTGAGTTATAGAATAGTAAAAAatctaacttaagatatttaagtatttaGGAATTTTTTACAGAGATAAAGGTCCTTAAATCACATGAAGAAAATAAGATTCgagatttatttttaaatattttattatttatttttaaaaaattaaagggaTAAATTTTCAAACCATAATCATTGTATGAGGATAGTTAAATATCAATGAACTCTCATGTAATATTGATATTGATGTTGATGACTTGTAGAATAATCACAATCGATAACTTTCAAAAAATCTCAAAggaaaataagatatattattttttaatgattatatggtatataaataaaaaagatcaCTTTTTGATTTTACAAGTTATGAAAAATGATAAGATATaataaaagaaaagttaaaattaatgaACTTGAGAACTTATCAAATTacctaataattataaattttgttaTATATGGATCTTTAAGACTAAACATAACTCAAAGAACAATATCCAACGATATAAAGTCAAACTATGACAAATATTTTACTCGTAAGAAAATATTAACTATAATGagatttttttagtttattttataGACTTATTAAGAATTGTTATGATATTAATGactcattatgattttgagttacatcaaatagatatgaaaataatttttttaaataaaaatatagataaaaaaattatatggatTAACTAAAATGATTtgtagagaatatatatatatatatatatatatatatatatatatatatatatatatatatatatatggataagcTTAtaaacaatggtatataaagttttataatacaaatattttttttcaaacttaaaaaaaaactattaatcagtatttatatcTGAAGATCAATGGGAGTAAACTtgttatattagtcttatatatagatgatattttgcttattAGTAGTGATCTTAGTTTGTTATACGAAATTAAGATatttctcatcaaaaaatttaaaattattgatatgaatgagataaCTTATGCTATTGATATTGAGATATTTAGCGATAGATCTCAGTGATTACTAAGATTGTCTAAGGTAGAATATATTGACTAAGTCTTAGAGAAATTTAGTATGTAGCTTTATTTAGCTGATAATACAATTATTACCAGAGGTGAAGGATTCAGTCAAATCCAATGTCCTAAGAATGGCTTATAAAggaatcatatgaaaaatattcctTATACATGCATAGTTGAAAGTATATTATATGCTTAAACCTATACGAGATAAGATATCAGCTTTATAGTAGAAATACTATGTGGATAATAGAGCAACCCAAGAATAGAACATTGGAAAGCTATAAAGAAAGTGGTGAGATATCTACAAGAGATGATAGACCATATACTCACACATAGGAGATTAGATTAACTTAAAGTGACAGGATATTTAGatattgattttataaattacatCGATAGTAGGAAGTTCActttatgatttatgtttataTTAGTTGGAGGGGCAATATAAAAGAATAGTATAATATAAATTACATTATCAAAAGTAAAAGTTGATTTTGTGGTATGCTTTGATACTATTAATCAAGCTTTAtgactataaaattttatctcaagatGTGATAGACTTAATTATCAAGTCGCTAGAGATATCTTGCAACATACTATAATTGCTTTCTTCTTTAAGAATGATAAGTACTATAATAGTCCTAAGTATATTACTATAAAGTACCTAATGGTCAAAGAATAAGTCCAAAAACAACTAATGCCAATTAAGAACCTAGGTTCTATTATATTAATGATTGATCCATTCTTATAGCCTAAAGTATTTGAAAGAACATAGTCTTATGATTGAGTCTGTGAGTAAaccataaaaaatatgataatacatatATGAATGGACATTataattgatatatttttatgtaattaaaattatttaattctaCTATCCTGACCATATTTATATACGTACATATTATagttaattataaataataaaattatcttgataaaataaattatagatattattttagATTGTATTAAGAAAGACCAACAATATTGTAATAAATAGAAGGAAGCATGGTATTGATGATATATAATTGCTGTAACTTATATTGCTAGTCAAACTTAATATAgtgttattatatttattaacttATTTTTTAAATTCATGTGTGTGTAAAtgctttttaaaattttagaattcaattaagtaaaattatttttaaataaattttattttatttattttgattttgaatccttttatatcttatcaattaatataCTAAGTGAAAGAATATTAGATTTTATAACTATAATTAATTGGTTAAGATATACTAAGATTCTAAGTAGATTCTGATTAAAGTTATcgattaataaaaagaaaatctaCTTATGTAAGGATATCTTAAGAGATGACTTTGATCGGAGAGACTCTCCTAACTATTATTCTAAAtcctctatttttttcttttaaaaaaataagaccTAGGGGCAAAACATCAGAAATtgagattataaatttattttcaatCTCTATTAATCATTATTCAATCACTGGTCTTATGAATGATAGGAAGAGAGAAGAATGTAATTCTTTATAGATCGGTATTGCTATAGcttttagattgcatgatgatacatTTACAAATAAGATAAAGACTTTCTAAATAACATTAAAAGGTATATAATAATgatcttgatatattattatttgcttttgattttggtattaattttttttatataatagtagcataatgatagtttttaTGCTAACACTCATACGACAAAATGAGCATATAATGAACCAACCGTAAGCACTACCAAAAATCCTATTTTATCTTATGCTATTCAAGGGTTCAGGATGATTGTATAGCTGATGGGCAAACTGCAAAAAATATATAGTCTTTGAGAAATTTTCATAGAACActcacatttcaaaaaattttggtAGAGCACCCCTTCTTTAATAAAAAGATGATTTTGCCTTTACCTCCATCCTTAGCCCTGCCTTTGCCTTTGTGCATGAGCCCCCCTCCGCTCGCCACCCTCATTTGTTATGGTCGCATTCGTCTCTACCCCACTACTCCTATGCCTTGTCGATCATCACCTTTGTCTCGCATCACTACCCTCACCTCATTAgggctttctttctcttattatcatattagcaatagtgaAAGAGGATGAAAGAGGATTGTTAGAAATCATTAGCGACAAAGCTAAAGACATATGGAAGATCGAGTGAGGAAAGTGAAGGGGTGAAAGCAACACAAGCTACGTGGTAGCCTTCCGTTTAGTCGGGGTTAGGATGGGTGGTAGGGAGGAGGGGGGAGGCAAAAGAGAAGGGCGAGCaatgagggaggaggagaaggaggagaaggagaaagggaGGAGGCGAGAAGACAGATTGGTGATGGGGGTGGGAACAATGGATAGAGGCAAGGCACAAACGATGCTAAGGATTGAGGTGATAATTAGTGTGGCAAAGATAGGGGCAAAATCATTTTTTAGGAaagaaataataatttataaaaaattatgaaaataagggCACAAGAATTTCTCAGAATTAAAATTTTttccaagaatatatatatatatatatatatatatatatatatatatatatatatatatatatatatatatatatatataacgaagAAACTACTAGTATCGTGTCTTACTATATAACACCCCTATATTTGATTTTTTACTAAGGGCActtcttttttggattttgattaACACACgcttaatgaaatcataaaaagataatgatTATCCTGACTTAGTTTCTTAGAATTGAACTAGTTTTTTTTGGATAAATCAGATCAGATCATTTCAATTAAACCTTGGCTATCTAGTTTGGTTCAATTAAGTTCTAAATTATCTCTTGATTTCTCTTAAATTATCCCTCAACTCTACTTTGCCTCCTCCCACTCCATATCTGCCTACTCCTTCTCCTCTCACTCCACCTCCACcactacctcctcctcctctcccttgtCTTCGTCCTCCCTCCGCTCCAACTCCTttttcgcctctctctctctcccccttgcCTCCACGTCCATCACCTCCTTCCTCTACCCcttctcttctctctcctcttttttttttttttaaccgtttcacctcctcttctccctccttttcttttgttgtcttttacttttttttattttattgttcctctctctctccttctcttcctcgtcCTCACAGTTTATGTTGAAAAGTTATTACACTTAGTTGCGCTCGGATTACACTTAAGTTATgttaattcataaaatatattaatttatataaaattatcctaaattgATCATAAAACTAAAAAACTCATGTGatcctaaaaaatatattaatttttatataaattatcttaattatctTAAAAAAGCTATTATATTCTAAGTTATACTCGagcttatatttatttataaaaaataaaaaaatatttattttatataaaattatcctaaattcaTTTTAAAACTAATCACAAAATCTATAAAAGGTCGTTATATTCCAAATGACACTCATTCaaagaatatattaaaaatatattgatttttatataaaattatcctaaatttatcataaaactaattataaaatctatatattttattttctatgttgacttacTTATACTCAAAATTGAACTAAGTTAAATTCGATCACCTaacttaatttaaaattaataatttttatttttagatgattttaggATAATTAATATCAAAACTTTAAAATTTTTGCCAAAATATAATTCTAAcacaaattatattattttttatttgatgataCATTTAGaatacatttatatataaattaatatattttaataaattctATGAATGAGTATAACCTGAAGGAAGGGGGGAGGGAAAGAGCAATGGAAGATATAATTGAAAGAGaatgagaaggaggaggaggaagccaggGGAGGAATAAACCAATTGGAAGAAGGAGACGGTGAAGTGAGAAGtgagaagagggaaaaaaaaaaagaaaaggagattGAGAGAGAGGGATAAAAAAAGGGGGATGGGAGGAGAATaaagccgagagagagagagagagagagagagagagagggagagaaaagGGGAAAAGGGAGGAGGTTATGGAGGTGGGGTGGGAAGGAAGATACGGATTGGGGTTAATCCGAATCGGTTTATTCATGTAGATTGATTCATTAATCTAAACGGGCATAAacaggtttaaaaaaaataaaaataaaaataaaaataaaaatgatatttataaaaaaacgACATAGGGGGAAAATGAACAATGCAGGCGCGTCGTCGTCTTAAAACACGCCAAGTAGGACCGATATTTGGTAAATGcctatttctttaaaaaaattatcctatTGGTGAGGAGGACGGCAACACTCCCTTTCGACCTTACAAAACTCCCTCTCTCCctttatttcctttttattttcctTATTATTTGTCGTACTCATTTGCTTCCTTCCCCAAAGCTACCCGACATGGCATTGGTTCGAATGTGTGGCGCGTCACCTTGGAATCAATTAAAAAGGCGGGAGTCTGGGACGGGTAGCTTCATTAGTTTTCATGGATGTTATATGCACTTCTGTAAATAATTCCCAATCAAACGACAGTTTGATTGAATCATCTCCTCCTCGACCTCCGCCTCCTTCGCCGGCGCGGTTTGCTCTCTCGCTCGATCGAACCTTCCCCTTCTTCGTGGTGTTCCTCGCAGCGATGGAGGCCGCCGCCAATGACTCCCGCCTCGGATTCGGCAAGATGGAATTCGGGTATCATTCTTTTCCTTGGTTAATTTCTTGTTTTCCGCTCTTCGGATTTAGGTTTGTTTGGGTAAAAGATCTGATGACTCGCAGGTGTAAGCACTATAGGAGGAGGTGCAAGATCCGAGCTCCCTGCTGCAACGAGATCTTCTATTGCCGCCACTGCCACAACGAATCCACCGTAACACAATCTCTTTCCTTCTTTCTCGATGTCATTTCTTGACCCTTATCATCGTTACATGGTTTGTTTGTCGTTGATTGGTGAGTGCAGAGCGATCGGCATGAGCTTTGTCGCCAGGATGTCCAGAAAGTATGTTCCTTCTTTCATATCGATCTGTCCGATATTCGATGTGTTCTCATTGATAAAGAGATGAATGGGGGTTGGACTGATGAGTTGGGATTTGGTTTGATTTGCAGGTTATTTGTTTGATCTGCAACACCGAACAACCGGTGTGATATTCGATTTGAGATTTCCTTTTCTCGAGCTTAATTTTGGTTTATCCTTGATAGCGTAGGCTTGATGATCTTTTATTGGTTAGGTTGCACAAGTGTGCTCAAACTGTGGAGTTAGTATGGGGGACTATTTCTGCAATGTGTGCAAATTCTACGATGATGATGTGAggattataattttcttttttgtgtttacAGCAAGTGCAAAGGAAGTTGGTACTTAACAAGTTTGTTTTTATTTCGCTCTGTGATTACAGTTGGAGAAAGGGCAGTACCATTGCAATGACTGTGGCATCTGCAGGTAATTAGAAGGCTTGATCATACTTTCTTATGTTCTTTTCAAGGTTTGCAGGGTAGTAGACTGACCAACTTGTGCTCAATCAGAGTCGGTGGTAGCGAGAATTTCTTTCACTGCAAGAAATGTGGTATGTTAACACACATACTACATCTCCATGGAGCTTAGTGTTCATATATGTTTACTTCTGGGATTTTCTTTGTTAAAAAAAGAAATTGCATTAATCAAGGAACGATTAATCATCAGCTCCATTGTGATTGGAGCCCAAAAAAATCTGCTTTAGTACAGTTAACTATTATCGTACCAAGACAAAAGAATTTGCCTTGCTTTTCTTGGGATGCATGCATATTTTGCTACTCCATTTTCTTCTCtagatacatgagatatttcaatTTTGTTCATATTAGACAAAAAAATACAGTGAAATATATACAATGTGCTGAGTCTACATGGTACACAATCCTTGCTCAGGAGAAGCTACACTACTAACctggacacacacacacattcctGACATGCATCTCCTCTGGATTGTGACCCTTCTGCAGCTCTCGACCAACTGCATTGTTATATATGTTTACCTAGAACTTACAACAATTATGCTTGGACCAAAAAGATCTCTTATGGTTGGTTACATGTTTCATGCTTACTCTTTTGTTACCTGACTGAAAGTTTGTTCCTGGATATGAGCACCAATTAATGGGTAAATGAAGAAacacagattttttttttgtcattttggaAAATTTATTATTAGGGAAAACATTTGTGATCGGTGCGGTAACCTttcatcaatttaaacagattctGAAACTTGCTTATACCGTTTGCTTCAAGAAATGAGAACTTTTAAAAAGTGAGCCCTTCTAAAGGTTATGACATGGTAAGAATCTCTTGAAGTATCTCCATGCTCCACATTAAGGGGCATTTGTTCCATTCTAAATTGTGAATGGCGAAACAGAGCTAGGGCCTTCGGTCAGCTATACACTTAACTAGTCAAAACAGTCCAATACAAGCCAGTTTTATCTAGATTACAGGACTGGCCTTCTGAATCCAGATAAGGAAGTTGACTGATGGTTTTCAACTTGGCAAGATAAAAAGATGCATGTGATATTGTTTGTCCTATACCATGTCCTGCCTTGTGTCAGAATCATGAGTTGTACCATTCTTGTACAGTGCTGTGACAAGACACCTTATGTTGTAGATCCTTTAATTCCAGGTATCATCTGAAAATTTATTgtgtatcttttcttttttagaatTGAGGTGGGTATTATACTATcacttgaaaattttcatttgaCGTGACCAGACTGCTTAACTGCTAAGAATTGAATTAATAACTAGCTATAATTATGAGGAATGTTGGATACTTCAGTGAATGAGTATCATCTAGTATGCCTTAACTTGGATATCGCTAAATAACTTTTAAAATGCTATCTCACAAATGTGACTTTATCTTTGTAGTGCTGTGATCATTAATGATCATGATTTGCATGTTTGTGAATGTGACTCACAATGCTGTGAAATGAAATTTGTCACCTGGAAACCATTTATGGTGTGTCCTACTGATACTGTCAAGTAACACAGGATCCTGCTACTCTACTGAATTGCGTGATAAGCATTTTTGTGTGGAGAACTCAATGAGGCATAATTGCCCCATCTGCTATGAGGTTTGTGCTCACTGAGTCATAACTTGTGAAAATAAATTGAAAATATCTTGACAGTTAAAGCTGTTTTGCAGTATCTTTTTGATTCGTTGAAAGAGACAAGCGTTCTAAAATGTGGGCACACCATCCATTTTGAATGCTTTGACGAGATGCTGAAACATGCCCAGTATATCCTCACCTCCTCAAATGTGTCTTTTGCTATAGCAAATCAATTCTGTTTGTTTTAAATAATACAGAGTTCTGTTTGTTTCTGTGATTTCAGAAGATACTCATGTCCTGTATGCTCGAAATCGGTATGTGACATGTCCAAATACTGGAGGAAATTAGATGAAGAGGTACTATAGTGACCTTAAAAGTTGCATTTTCATTTAAAGACTGTATTTGCTCCTAATCTCCATATGCAGTCTCTCTTCTGAAATTTTGCGTTATATGGCTTTTATGGCAAGATAACTTGTTAGGATATCTGTAGTCACAAAGTTTGTGATGATTCAAGCCATAGTgggatttgtgatgaaaagaaATTGACTGAATGGATCAGGAAAAAGGGGAATTCTTGATATTTCAATTTCTGTTTCTGATAGCCCTGAGAGATGCATGATAAAAACTATGACGTTAAAGTTGAGTAAATTAAAAAGCTGATGGTTTTGTTTGGTCAAATTGTTGGTGCCATAAATAGTGATGTCATTGAACTACCATGTATGCAGGATACACTGTTCACTCTGGTACCTAAGTTACATCAAGTAAACCCTAGTTTTGTGCATTTCTTCATGTTCTTGTTTATTCCAATATTGGGATTCTTTGATTGTTTTAATGGCTTAATGATGCGAAGATTTAGTGTTTAGTAGTGGATTCCATCAGGAATCTGAGCATatgatattatataataataataataataataataataataataataataataattccttTGAGAAACGGCCTCCTCTCTTTGCATCAAAAGCTTTAGATACATCTACTGAATTGGCTTTGCGTTGTGTCACTTGACTTCCCTTGATTACAAGCAACTACACTGT is from Musa acuminata AAA Group cultivar baxijiao chromosome BXJ1-6, Cavendish_Baxijiao_AAA, whole genome shotgun sequence and encodes:
- the LOC135676556 gene encoding E3 ubiquitin-protein ligase MIEL1-like; this encodes MEAAANDSRLGFGKMEFGCKHYRRRCKIRAPCCNEIFYCRHCHNESTSDRHELCRQDVQKVICLICNTEQPVAQVCSNCGVSMGDYFCNVCKFYDDDLEKGQYHCNDCGICRVGGSENFFHCKKCGSCYSTELRDKHFCVENSMRHNCPICYEYLFDSLKETSVLKCGHTIHFECFDEMLKHAQRYSCPVCSKSVCDMSKYWRKLDEEIAATIMPEDYRYKVWILCNDCNNVSEVFFHIVGHKCSHCLSYNTRTIANPPTVSAQ